In a genomic window of Holophagaceae bacterium:
- a CDS encoding serine/threonine-protein phosphatase, translating into MRAEPELGLFVVADGLGGHAAGEVASQIVVDRVAQFVQQTVEKDRTWPLEYDVTLNYDGNRLKVALLLSDQAIVEDIRNNPERETMGSTVVACLVQGVRATLAHVGDSRAYILDPEGIRQITKDHSWVAEQVTHGILTPAEARVHPFRNVITQALGNGGELDVSVQEFELKEMDRLLLCSDGLSGMVTDSEIWSIAMAEKSLENAVSRLIAKARENGGEDNITAILIGFSSDEDGPSV; encoded by the coding sequence ATGCGGGCGGAGCCCGAACTGGGCCTTTTCGTGGTGGCTGACGGTCTAGGCGGGCATGCGGCGGGAGAAGTGGCGAGCCAGATCGTGGTGGACCGGGTCGCCCAATTCGTTCAGCAGACCGTGGAGAAGGACCGCACCTGGCCGCTCGAATACGATGTCACCCTTAATTACGATGGTAATCGTCTAAAAGTCGCCTTGCTGCTGTCGGACCAAGCCATCGTGGAGGATATCCGTAATAACCCCGAGCGGGAGACCATGGGATCCACGGTGGTCGCCTGCCTCGTACAGGGGGTTCGGGCCACCCTGGCCCATGTCGGGGATTCCAGGGCCTACATCCTGGATCCCGAGGGCATCCGCCAGATCACGAAGGACCATTCATGGGTCGCGGAGCAGGTCACCCACGGAATCCTCACACCCGCTGAAGCCCGGGTCCACCCCTTCCGGAATGTCATCACCCAGGCTTTAGGCAATGGGGGAGAACTGGACGTTTCAGTCCAGGAATTCGAACTTAAAGAAATGGATCGCCTTTTGCTTTGCTCTGATGGATTGTCAGGAATGGTCACGGATTCTGAAATCTGGTCCATCGCCATGGCTGAAAAATCATTAGAAAATGCTGTAAGTCGTCTAATTGCCAAGGCCAGGGAAAACGGAGGAGAAGACAACATCACGGCCATCTTGATCGGGTTTTCGTCTGATGAGGATGGTCCATCTGTCTGA
- a CDS encoding DnaJ domain-containing protein, whose product MNPFDILEIRVGASADEIKASYHRLAKMWHPDRFTGPQKEVAETKFRDISEAFNVLKDPERRSWAEEEFKNATAPKSASVPAAASAGGGPGPAERTPEDWFQEGVKAFQNLDVERALGLVQFAIRQDPNKADYHLFQAKILETKGGDLRAMIKCYEAAHNLQPKNIETILRLAEHYQATGMHTRAAVLIQKAQEIAPNHKLLKKMGLASVQTKEEKGKGPDIKDLKDLGQQAKTLFNKILRRG is encoded by the coding sequence ATGAACCCCTTCGACATTCTTGAAATCCGTGTAGGCGCATCTGCCGACGAAATCAAGGCGTCCTACCACCGCCTTGCCAAGATGTGGCATCCAGATCGCTTCACCGGACCCCAGAAAGAAGTGGCTGAAACAAAGTTCCGGGACATTTCAGAAGCTTTTAACGTGTTGAAGGACCCCGAGCGGAGGAGTTGGGCGGAAGAAGAGTTTAAAAACGCCACTGCCCCCAAAAGCGCCTCGGTTCCCGCAGCGGCCAGCGCAGGCGGAGGGCCCGGTCCGGCGGAACGGACTCCAGAGGATTGGTTCCAGGAAGGGGTGAAGGCGTTCCAGAACCTTGATGTGGAGCGCGCCCTCGGCTTGGTCCAATTCGCGATCCGCCAGGATCCTAACAAGGCGGACTATCACTTGTTCCAGGCTAAAATCCTCGAAACCAAGGGGGGCGACCTGCGAGCCATGATCAAATGCTACGAAGCCGCGCACAACCTGCAGCCCAAGAATATCGAAACGATCCTGCGGCTCGCCGAGCACTATCAGGCCACGGGGATGCACACCCGGGCGGCGGTGCTCATCCAAAAAGCCCAAGAGATCGCGCCTAATCATAAATTATTGAAAAAGATGGGTTTAGCATCAGTCCAAACCAAAGAAGAAAAGGGCAAGGGTCCGGACATCAAGGACCTCAAGGACCTAGGCCAGCAGGCCAAAACCCTGTTCAATAAGATCCTGAGGAGAGGTTGA
- the gatA gene encoding Asp-tRNA(Asn)/Glu-tRNA(Gln) amidotransferase subunit GatA has translation MAHWLARRRALAATIGTGSLEIVRDGLRAGDLSSEALVRICLDNIEQLDPCLNAILSTDPEKSLKLARAADLRLRQGERGAMLGIPFVLKDNFHWTGLPVSNGSRIAKGYIAPYDATVVKRLLEAGAVPIAKANMDEFAMGSSGEYSAFGPSRNPWDTSRVPGGSSSGSIVSVAAGYAPFALGSDTGGSVRLPAGFCNVTALRPTYGALSRYGVTAMASSLDQPGPVARSAVGVAAGFSVMAGRDPLDSTSVDLPHASRLGDLKPAPLKGLRVGVPKEYFGEGLDPTVRSIVEAALLALEQEGASVVEVSLPHTSYAIDTYYLICTSEVSSNMSRFDGVRYGARKPSDSLGGMVAGTRELGFGPEVKRRILLGAFCLSKGYYDAFYLKALKARTLITKDFTDAFGQVDIIATPVSPGVAFPIGDKTLDPMAMYLADAYTVTTPLAALPCLSMPGGFSNGLPVGVQLIGPSLSDVRLLETAHAFQQITNHHLQPPPVLNQGANHGI, from the coding sequence ATGGCACACTGGTTGGCTCGGAGACGCGCATTGGCTGCCACCATCGGGACAGGTTCGTTGGAAATCGTCCGGGATGGACTAAGGGCAGGCGACCTATCCTCAGAGGCCCTGGTCCGGATCTGTTTGGATAACATCGAACAGCTGGACCCCTGCCTCAACGCCATCCTCTCTACGGATCCGGAGAAGAGCCTCAAGCTCGCGAGGGCCGCGGACCTCCGGCTTCGCCAAGGCGAACGGGGGGCCATGCTGGGCATACCGTTTGTATTGAAAGACAACTTTCATTGGACTGGCCTCCCTGTGAGCAATGGCTCCAGAATCGCCAAGGGCTACATCGCCCCTTACGATGCGACGGTCGTCAAACGGCTGCTGGAGGCGGGAGCTGTTCCCATCGCCAAGGCCAACATGGATGAATTCGCCATGGGTTCCAGCGGTGAATACAGCGCCTTCGGGCCCAGCCGGAACCCGTGGGACACCAGCCGGGTGCCGGGCGGCTCCAGCAGCGGGTCCATCGTCAGCGTGGCCGCAGGCTACGCGCCCTTCGCGCTGGGCAGCGATACCGGCGGCTCCGTCCGGCTTCCCGCAGGGTTCTGCAACGTCACGGCTCTGCGGCCCACCTACGGCGCGCTCAGCCGGTACGGAGTCACGGCCATGGCCTCCAGTCTGGACCAGCCGGGCCCGGTGGCGAGGTCGGCCGTAGGTGTCGCGGCGGGGTTCAGCGTAATGGCCGGGCGGGATCCTCTGGATTCCACCAGCGTGGACCTTCCGCACGCCAGCCGGCTGGGCGATCTGAAACCGGCCCCGCTCAAAGGCCTGCGGGTGGGGGTTCCAAAGGAATATTTCGGCGAAGGCCTCGACCCAACCGTGCGGAGCATCGTCGAAGCCGCCCTGCTGGCGCTGGAGCAAGAAGGCGCCTCGGTCGTCGAAGTCTCCCTGCCCCACACCTCCTATGCCATCGACACGTACTACCTCATCTGCACCTCCGAAGTGAGCAGCAACATGAGCCGGTTCGACGGCGTGCGCTACGGTGCTCGCAAGCCATCCGACAGCCTTGGAGGGATGGTGGCCGGAACCCGCGAACTTGGCTTCGGCCCGGAGGTCAAGCGCCGCATCCTGCTCGGAGCCTTCTGTCTTTCCAAGGGCTACTACGACGCCTTCTACCTCAAGGCCCTGAAAGCCCGCACGCTGATCACCAAGGATTTCACGGACGCCTTCGGACAGGTGGACATCATCGCAACGCCCGTAAGCCCGGGTGTGGCCTTCCCCATTGGCGACAAGACCCTGGATCCCATGGCCATGTACCTGGCCGACGCCTATACGGTGACCACTCCGCTGGCCGCCCTGCCCTGCCTCTCCATGCCAGGCGGCTTTTCCAACGGTCTGCCGGTGGGGGTGCAGCTCATCGGCCCCTCCCTCTCGGATGTGCGACTGTTGGAAACGGCCCACGCCTTCCAGCAGATCACGAACCACCACCTCCAACCGCCGCCGGTCTTGAACCAAGGAGCCAATCATGGCATTTGA
- a CDS encoding 2-oxo acid dehydrogenase subunit E2, producing the protein MAFDVVMPQMGESIAEATILKWHRKVGEQIGKDETLYEISTDKVDAEIPSPVQGTLLEILVEVNATVPVGSVVARLGDASELGQGRPAVDSAPLPAATAPLAAPVHPMSTEDDNSLENRLRTKSSPLVREMARQHGVDLSQVPGSGQQGRVTKEDMDAFLARRGPAAPAPASAPTSGDMPRMAATHDPGAPTLGAVPGLAVPPAPHVPAFGAGERVKVEPMSRMRKIIADNMVNSKLRVSPHVYTVFELDMSNVARLRARHRQAFEESYGTKLSFMPFIMKAVIKGLQSFPVVNASVDGDNIVYKQDINLGIAVALDWGLIVPVVKHADSLNLGGLARSLNDLAERARTKKLTPDEISGGTFTITNPGVFGDIFGLPIINQPQVAIQSIGGIVKRPVVVTDENGSDAIAIRQMMYSGLSFDHRIVDGAVADQFMSVVKKELETGAFGLE; encoded by the coding sequence ATGGCATTTGATGTCGTCATGCCCCAGATGGGTGAATCCATCGCCGAAGCCACCATCCTGAAATGGCACCGCAAGGTGGGCGAGCAGATCGGCAAAGATGAAACGCTGTACGAAATCAGCACCGACAAAGTGGATGCGGAAATCCCCTCGCCTGTCCAAGGCACCCTGCTCGAGATACTCGTGGAGGTGAATGCCACCGTGCCGGTGGGCAGCGTGGTGGCGCGCCTTGGCGATGCCTCGGAACTGGGCCAGGGCCGCCCCGCGGTGGACTCCGCCCCCCTGCCCGCGGCCACCGCTCCGCTGGCGGCTCCGGTCCACCCCATGAGCACCGAGGATGACAACAGCCTCGAGAACCGGCTGCGCACGAAGTCCTCGCCCCTCGTCCGCGAAATGGCAAGGCAGCACGGCGTGGACCTCTCCCAGGTGCCCGGCTCCGGGCAACAGGGCCGAGTGACCAAGGAGGACATGGATGCCTTCCTGGCCAGGCGCGGTCCGGCCGCGCCAGCCCCCGCATCCGCGCCGACTTCGGGCGATATGCCCAGGATGGCAGCAACCCATGATCCCGGCGCACCCACCCTGGGCGCCGTGCCTGGGCTGGCGGTCCCGCCCGCGCCCCACGTCCCGGCCTTCGGGGCCGGCGAGCGCGTGAAGGTCGAGCCCATGAGCCGGATGCGCAAGATCATCGCGGACAACATGGTGAATTCCAAGCTCCGCGTGAGCCCCCATGTATACACGGTCTTCGAGCTGGACATGAGCAACGTGGCGCGGCTCCGGGCCAGGCACCGCCAGGCCTTTGAGGAATCCTACGGCACCAAGCTGAGCTTCATGCCCTTCATCATGAAAGCCGTCATCAAGGGACTTCAATCCTTCCCGGTGGTGAACGCCTCCGTGGACGGCGACAACATCGTCTACAAGCAGGACATCAACCTGGGCATCGCCGTAGCGTTGGACTGGGGCCTCATCGTGCCGGTCGTCAAACATGCGGACAGCCTGAACCTGGGCGGCCTGGCGCGGTCCCTGAACGACCTTGCGGAGCGGGCCCGCACCAAGAAACTCACACCCGATGAGATTTCCGGCGGCACCTTCACCATCACGAACCCGGGCGTTTTCGGGGACATCTTCGGCCTGCCCATCATCAACCAGCCCCAGGTCGCCATCCAGTCCATCGGCGGCATCGTGAAGCGCCCTGTGGTGGTGACGGACGAGAACGGCAGCGATGCCATCGCCATCCGCCAGATGATGTATTCAGGCCTCAGCTTCGACCACCGCATCGTGGACGGAGCCGTGGCGGACCAGTTCATGAGCGTCGTGAAAAAAGAGCTGGAAACCGGGGCTTTCGGCCTGGAATAG
- the dnaB gene encoding replicative DNA helicase gives MATDWLPDQLPEDVDAERSLLATCCAPGAEKDAADIVFQLREEDFVHPAHRAVFLGLRSLIEARLEVNALTLKDVLDQEDTLGKVGGFPGLVELLSAEEVGRPQILAELLVRKRKLRDLIRIGAGIARQAGAEEAPPETLIEQAAQDLFRLAQGDQRRKGLEHIAAVEAEAMPALLERLEGRGSAGLRMGFERFDDLTQGLRPGNLVILAARPGVGKTALALNWMLRSAMKQNAHVAFFSLEMSSEEVFLRLLAAKARVNMKRVEAGSFSDQDRHHLEEARSELLALPVFINDLASITVPQIISMVDRHLSQANQKLDLVIIDYLQLLSSPDSSRAAKQNEAVRIGEISRGLKLLAKDHGLPVVVLSQLNREVEHRTGNRPQLSDLRDSGALEQDADMVAFIHRRTNPGPANEEPENEAELIIAKHRNGPTGSIPLYFEGEYATFRERIRESGPNY, from the coding sequence ATGGCCACGGACTGGCTTCCGGACCAGCTTCCGGAGGACGTGGACGCGGAGCGGTCCCTCTTGGCCACGTGCTGCGCGCCGGGCGCTGAGAAGGACGCGGCCGACATCGTTTTCCAGCTCCGCGAGGAGGACTTCGTCCACCCCGCCCACCGCGCCGTCTTTCTGGGCCTCCGTTCCCTGATCGAAGCGCGGCTCGAGGTCAACGCCCTGACCTTGAAAGATGTGCTGGACCAGGAAGACACCCTCGGGAAAGTGGGCGGATTCCCTGGCCTCGTGGAACTGCTCAGCGCCGAAGAAGTGGGCCGCCCGCAGATCCTCGCGGAGCTGCTGGTGCGGAAGCGCAAGCTGCGCGACCTGATCCGCATCGGCGCCGGGATCGCCCGCCAGGCCGGCGCCGAAGAGGCTCCACCGGAAACCCTCATCGAGCAAGCCGCGCAGGACCTGTTCCGGCTCGCCCAGGGCGACCAGCGCAGGAAGGGCCTGGAGCACATCGCCGCGGTGGAAGCCGAAGCGATGCCTGCCTTGCTGGAGCGATTGGAAGGCCGGGGCTCCGCGGGGCTCCGGATGGGATTCGAGCGGTTCGACGACCTCACCCAGGGATTGCGCCCCGGTAATCTCGTGATCCTCGCGGCCAGGCCTGGAGTCGGCAAGACGGCGCTCGCGCTCAACTGGATGCTGCGTTCGGCCATGAAGCAGAACGCCCATGTCGCCTTCTTCTCCCTCGAGATGTCGTCGGAAGAAGTCTTCCTGCGCCTGCTCGCGGCGAAAGCGCGCGTGAACATGAAACGCGTCGAGGCTGGGAGTTTCAGCGACCAGGACCGGCATCACCTGGAAGAAGCCCGAAGCGAGCTGCTCGCACTTCCTGTGTTCATCAACGATCTCGCCAGCATCACCGTGCCCCAGATCATTTCGATGGTGGACAGGCACCTCAGCCAGGCGAACCAGAAGCTGGACCTGGTCATCATCGACTACTTGCAGCTGTTGAGCAGCCCCGACAGCTCCAGGGCGGCCAAACAGAACGAGGCCGTGCGCATCGGCGAGATTTCCCGCGGACTGAAGCTGCTCGCCAAGGACCACGGCCTGCCCGTGGTGGTGCTGTCCCAGCTCAACCGCGAAGTGGAGCACCGGACCGGGAACCGCCCCCAGCTATCGGATCTCCGCGACTCGGGCGCCCTGGAGCAGGACGCGGACATGGTCGCCTTTATCCACCGGCGCACCAACCCAGGCCCAGCCAATGAGGAACCCGAAAACGAAGCCGAGCTGATCATCGCCAAACACCGCAACGGTCCCACCGGCAGCATCCCCCTCTATTTCGAGGGCGAATACGCCACCTTCCGGGAACGGATCCGCGAGAGCGGACCCAACTACTGA
- a CDS encoding YdcF family protein, producing MLALLFLGDLFWTAERFPSHSRGRVFSLAAAPDFSAPVLVLGAGIYSDGEPTAVLEGRLHAALDLYRTGKVTWILVSGDNRAASYNEPQAMRRWFLKQGVPPDLVIADYAGRRTYDSLKRANVIFGLQRLVVVTSDFHMARAIYLGSSLGLDIYGVPDSTREHTMGSRIWFWIREYGARHKALVDTLFPPSTRLGPREQTPGEPQNPAQVPLALEKAVQ from the coding sequence ATGCTCGCATTGCTCTTCTTGGGCGATCTGTTCTGGACTGCCGAAAGGTTCCCGTCCCATAGCCGGGGCCGTGTTTTCTCCCTGGCCGCGGCTCCGGATTTTTCAGCTCCGGTGCTGGTGCTCGGGGCCGGCATCTACTCTGATGGCGAACCCACCGCCGTGCTGGAAGGGCGGCTCCATGCGGCCCTGGATCTCTACCGCACCGGAAAGGTGACCTGGATCCTGGTGAGCGGGGACAACCGGGCGGCCAGCTATAACGAACCCCAGGCGATGCGCAGGTGGTTCCTGAAGCAGGGCGTGCCCCCCGACCTGGTCATCGCCGATTACGCCGGCCGCAGGACTTATGACAGCCTGAAGCGGGCCAATGTGATATTCGGACTCCAACGCCTGGTCGTGGTCACCTCCGACTTCCACATGGCCCGGGCGATCTACCTCGGAAGCAGCCTGGGCCTTGACATCTACGGGGTTCCGGACAGCACCCGGGAACATACCATGGGTTCGCGGATCTGGTTCTGGATCAGGGAATACGGAGCCCGCCACAAGGCTTTGGTCGACACCCTGTTCCCACCCTCGACCCGGCTGGGTCCCCGGGAGCAGACGCCGGGCGAGCCTCAAAACCCTGCCCAAGTGCCGCTTGCCTTGGAAAAGGCCGTGCAATGA
- a CDS encoding thiolase family protein, giving the protein MLAAKRLPQGRYGGSLAGEGAVKLGRHCVQGLLEEAGPDPSHLFWGMARSHTQGMNPGRTIALGAGLPVEVPATTLNMACGSSLQALIFGALVLEGGAAGTVLAGGSEAMSDTPHLVPGLRWGYRMGHRHLPDVMHQDGLRCPVTGLLMGETIERLAARRGISREASDAFALRSHRRAGSADFSAELVNHPRLASDECVRPDNSLEALAALPPVFSKDGQVTAGNASALSDGAAAVLLGRGQGAGSQSPLARVLGWSESAVDPMDMGEAPVPAVRRLLAEHGLAVGDIDLWEINEAFAAQVLVCVQQLDLDPGKLNVAGGGVALGHPIGASGIRIVVTLIHQLRRRGGGLGVATLGIGGGLGLALLLEATP; this is encoded by the coding sequence TTGCTCGCAGCCAAGCGCCTGCCCCAGGGCCGCTACGGCGGGAGCCTGGCGGGCGAAGGAGCCGTCAAACTGGGCCGGCATTGCGTCCAAGGCCTGCTGGAAGAAGCCGGACCAGATCCATCGCACCTCTTTTGGGGCATGGCGCGGAGCCACACCCAGGGCATGAACCCAGGCCGAACCATCGCGCTCGGCGCAGGCCTGCCGGTGGAGGTGCCCGCCACCACCCTCAACATGGCCTGCGGCTCCAGCCTCCAAGCCCTCATCTTCGGCGCTCTGGTGCTGGAAGGCGGCGCCGCCGGGACAGTCCTGGCAGGCGGCAGCGAAGCCATGAGCGACACCCCGCACCTGGTGCCGGGCCTGCGCTGGGGCTATCGCATGGGCCACCGCCATCTGCCGGATGTGATGCACCAGGATGGCCTGCGCTGCCCAGTCACCGGCCTGCTCATGGGCGAGACCATCGAAAGGCTAGCGGCCAGGCGCGGCATCTCCCGGGAAGCCAGCGACGCCTTCGCCCTGCGGAGCCACCGCCGGGCCGGGTCGGCGGATTTTTCAGCGGAACTCGTCAACCATCCGCGTCTCGCCAGCGATGAGTGCGTGCGGCCGGATAATTCGCTGGAAGCGCTTGCCGCTCTTCCGCCTGTCTTCAGCAAGGACGGCCAGGTCACCGCCGGCAATGCGTCGGCCCTTTCCGACGGCGCCGCCGCGGTGCTACTCGGACGAGGCCAGGGGGCGGGAAGCCAGTCTCCGCTGGCGCGCGTCCTGGGCTGGAGCGAATCCGCGGTGGACCCCATGGACATGGGCGAAGCGCCCGTGCCTGCGGTGCGGAGGTTGCTCGCAGAGCATGGCCTTGCGGTGGGCGACATCGATCTGTGGGAAATCAATGAAGCCTTCGCGGCCCAGGTCCTGGTCTGTGTCCAACAACTGGATCTGGATCCAGGGAAACTCAACGTGGCCGGTGGAGGGGTTGCCCTGGGACATCCCATCGGAGCTTCGGGCATCCGCATCGTCGTGACGCTCATCCACCAATTGCGGCGGCGCGGCGGCGGCCTGGGTGTGGCGACGCTCGGCATCGGGGGCGGCCTGGGTCTCGCCCTGCTCCTGGAAGCCACTCCTTGA
- a CDS encoding MFS transporter, whose product MSGARVPVWKERPLRNFLLAALASNIGNWVQIFSEQWLVYLLAGPLAARWAGRLGFASGIAVLIFTPLGGSLADRLDRRKALASAQVFLMLLALAMCLLAAFHQLTLPRLLFFAMASGLGAAVSMPMGQSLIGDLVPPDKIPAAFGLMSAQFNLSRIIGPALAAALFPIVGAAGNFGLNALSFLALVVVCLRLRLPQSQHPTADPGSYLKSFRAFRADPQLSALLVIAGVWGFFAWSYFPLLPVFGARALGLGERGVAGLLSCFGLGAVLGSLAVARDVSGRDRFPRILLAFGGFGLGLGLLGGLAHPGAAFPAMFIMGAFQATGLSLMSGTIQRKIPPGLRGRANAIYLTAVIGITPLGTLAAGEVAQRLGNQGPRLVILADGLILLASALGLTLFLRRRQNPMDQQAGGPA is encoded by the coding sequence TTGAGCGGGGCCCGGGTCCCCGTCTGGAAGGAGCGTCCGCTGCGCAATTTCCTGCTGGCGGCCCTGGCTTCCAACATCGGGAACTGGGTGCAGATCTTTTCGGAACAATGGCTCGTCTATCTGCTGGCGGGGCCCCTGGCGGCGCGGTGGGCGGGTCGGCTGGGATTCGCTTCGGGCATCGCGGTGCTGATCTTCACCCCCCTGGGCGGGAGCCTGGCGGACCGCCTCGACCGGAGAAAAGCCCTGGCCTCGGCGCAGGTGTTTCTCATGCTGCTGGCCCTGGCCATGTGCCTGCTCGCGGCATTCCACCAGCTCACCCTTCCGAGGCTGCTGTTCTTCGCTATGGCCAGCGGCCTGGGAGCCGCGGTGAGCATGCCCATGGGCCAGAGCCTGATCGGGGATCTGGTCCCCCCGGACAAGATCCCCGCGGCATTCGGACTCATGTCCGCCCAGTTCAATCTCAGCCGCATCATCGGCCCCGCCCTAGCGGCTGCGCTGTTCCCGATCGTGGGCGCGGCAGGCAATTTCGGCCTCAACGCTTTGTCCTTCCTCGCCTTGGTGGTGGTATGCCTCCGCCTGCGCCTGCCCCAGTCCCAGCATCCCACCGCTGACCCGGGTTCCTATCTCAAGAGTTTCAGGGCCTTCCGGGCCGATCCGCAGCTCTCGGCCCTGCTGGTCATCGCAGGTGTCTGGGGCTTTTTCGCCTGGAGCTACTTCCCTCTGCTCCCCGTTTTCGGCGCCAGGGCCTTGGGTCTCGGAGAACGGGGCGTGGCGGGCCTGCTCTCGTGTTTTGGCCTCGGGGCGGTGCTGGGATCCCTGGCCGTGGCGCGGGATGTGTCAGGCCGCGACCGCTTCCCCCGCATCCTCTTGGCGTTCGGAGGATTCGGCCTCGGGCTCGGGCTTCTGGGCGGACTTGCGCATCCCGGCGCCGCCTTCCCGGCCATGTTCATCATGGGGGCCTTCCAGGCCACGGGCTTGTCGCTCATGAGCGGCACGATCCAGCGGAAGATCCCGCCAGGCTTGCGGGGACGGGCGAATGCCATCTACCTCACCGCTGTCATCGGCATCACGCCCCTTGGCACCTTGGCCGCCGGTGAAGTCGCCCAACGCCTAGGCAACCAGGGCCCCAGGCTCGTGATTCTGGCGGATGGCCTCATCCTGCTGGCTTCGGCCCTCGGATTGACCCTTTTCCTTCGAAGACGGCAAAACCCCATGGACCAGCAGGCCGGAGGGCCGGCCTAA
- a CDS encoding ABC transporter ATP-binding protein gives MTDSSLIVFKDITKVYVMGDMEVRALDGVSLSISRGEYVAIMGPSGSGKSTMMNVIGCLDSPTQGTYELNGKLASAMSDDELAQIRNEEIGFVFQTFNLLARTTAMQNVELPLIYAGMSPADRHAAARQALENVGLGTRGEHMPNQLSGGQRQRVAIARALVNNPSILLADEPTGALDSKTSIEIMALFEELYQKGNTIIIVTHEEDIARHAHRIVKLRDGKIIHDEPNEPITSAEHLAHLSL, from the coding sequence ATGACCGACTCATCGCTGATCGTGTTCAAGGACATCACCAAGGTCTATGTGATGGGCGATATGGAGGTGCGCGCCCTCGACGGGGTTTCCCTCTCCATCAGCCGGGGCGAATACGTGGCCATCATGGGGCCCTCGGGATCCGGCAAATCCACCATGATGAACGTCATCGGCTGCCTGGACTCCCCCACCCAGGGCACCTATGAGCTCAACGGGAAATTGGCCTCGGCCATGAGCGATGACGAGCTGGCCCAGATCCGCAATGAGGAGATCGGTTTCGTGTTCCAGACCTTCAACCTGCTGGCCCGCACCACCGCCATGCAGAACGTGGAATTGCCGTTGATCTACGCGGGCATGAGCCCGGCGGACCGCCATGCGGCGGCGCGCCAGGCCCTGGAGAATGTCGGGCTTGGAACCCGCGGCGAGCATATGCCCAACCAGCTCTCGGGCGGCCAGCGGCAGCGCGTGGCCATCGCGCGGGCCCTGGTGAACAATCCCTCCATTTTATTGGCGGACGAACCCACCGGCGCCCTGGATTCCAAGACCAGCATCGAGATCATGGCGCTTTTCGAAGAGCTGTACCAGAAGGGCAATACGATCATCATCGTCACCCACGAAGAGGACATCGCCCGCCATGCCCACCGCATCGTGAAGCTCCGGGACGGGAAGATCATCCACGATGAGCCCAACGAACCCATCACCAGCGCGGAGCACTTGGCGCATCTGAGCCTGTAG